In the genome of Amaranthus tricolor cultivar Red isolate AtriRed21 chromosome 15, ASM2621246v1, whole genome shotgun sequence, one region contains:
- the LOC130800952 gene encoding uncharacterized acetyltransferase At3g50280-like translates to MTDETHSAHLVGTGRIFDGTSYWNFWNVWSNIHKNLSASSSYLIYSAHNLPVHNRWFPNGKIISLPFKHPNEFIVRYESPPLREKIFHFSSKCIANLKKKANYNQPKESRPRQGLNESHLFKLYVHLFGDAVTASTKVGELVEHDLGWVANLVHESVVNHTNESVLDFYKEWMKDPFVYKHATLYDVNSITFENSPRFDMYGNVFGIGKPVAVRNGGGNKSVGVVNAFPGCEGNGSVDLEICLPFHSMNVFESDEELIAALLIP, encoded by the exons ATGACAGATGAAAC GCATTCTGCACACTTGGTTGGAACTGGAA GAATTTTTGATGGAACTTCTTATTGGAATTTTTGGAATGTTTGGTCTAATATTCATAAAAATTTATctgcatcatcatcatacctaataTATTCCGCTCATAATTTACCAGTTCATAACCGTTGGTTTCCCAATGGTAAAATCATTTCACTTCCATTTAAACACCCAAATGAATTCATTGTTAGATATGAATCACCCCCACTTAGAGAAAAAATCTTCCATTTTTCATCTAAATGTatagcaaatttaaagaaaaaagcaaattataatCAGCCCAAGGAGTCTCGTCCAAGGCAGGGTCTGAACGAATCTCATCTTTTCAAGCTTTATGTGCACTTATTTGGAGA TGCAGTAACTGCAAGTACAAAAGTTGGTGAATTGGTTGAACATGATTTAGGGTGGGTGGCAAATTTGGTTCATGAATCAGTAGTAAACCATACTAATGAATCTGTGCTTGATTTTTATAAGGAATGGATGAAGGATCCATTTGTGTATAAGCATGCTACATTGTATGATGTTAATAGTATTACATTTGAGAATTCTCCAAGATTTGATATGTATGGGAATGTATTTGGAATAGGGAAACCTGTTGCTGTAAGAAATGGGGGAGGTAATAAATCTGTTGGGGTGGTTAATGCATTTCCTGGTTGTGAAGGGAATGGAAGTGTGGATCTTGAGATTTGTTTGCCTTTTCATTCAATGAATGTTTTTGAATCTGATGAGGAACTTATTGCAGCATTATTAATACCCTAG
- the LOC130801411 gene encoding heat shock factor protein HSF8-like isoform X1: MESSPTIGETSNGGGNAPTPMSNVNGPPPFLCKTYDMVDDPATDSVVSWSSTNNSFIVWKPPEFARDLLPKYFKHNNFSSFVRQLNTYGFRKVDPDRWEFANEGFLRGQKHLLKSITRRKPAHGHGNQHQQQAQSQTSSVGACVEVGKFGLEEEVERLKRDKNVLMLELVRLRQQQQTTDNQLQTMVQRLQGMEQRQQQMMSFLAKVVRRPGFLAQFVHQQSESNRRMSEANKKRRLKQDGVSEGENSTPSDGQIVKYQPSGNDSAHAMLRQLRKLDENFNSSSNKFYFGDSSSTSVMEGEIPANRVSGVTLQEVPPTSVPAYPTSTANIAAVGHDAFGSKIEMSSVNTSSENLSIPELPDIRGLVIPETLPSVSLPQTTDILPEIPALPDLDQNAVDIPRGNYILDETGDDGFMDLSSAPFEGTSPIDIEKLSPPDIDVFLDDDSWEQFLNRNVIPCDDNEPDMPNIENPTEQTAVQPLENGWDKHQKMDQLTEQMGLLNSDNKLL, encoded by the exons ATGGAGTCTTCTCCAACCATTGGAGAAACAAGCAATGGCGGTGGAAATGCGCCAACTCCGATGTCAAATGTGAATGGACCGCCCCCATTTTTATGCAAAACATACGATATGGTGGATGATCCTGCTACTGATTCCGTTGTTTCATGGAGTTCTACTAATAATAGCTTCATCGTTTGGAAACCTCCGGAGTTTGCTCGTGATCTTTTGCCTAAGTATTTTAAGCATAATAACTTCTCTAGCTTTGTTCGTCAGCTTAATACCTAT GGATTTAGAAAGGTGGATCCAGACCGTTGGGAATTTGCAAATGAGGGATTCTTGAGGGGTCAGAAACACTTGCTTAAGAGTATTACTCGACGAAAGCCCGCTCATGGACATGGCAACCAGCATCAACAGCAAGCACAATCACAGACTTCATCTGTTGGAGCTTGTGTTGAGGTGGGTAAATTTGGTCTGGAGGAAGAGGTGGAGCGGCTTAAAAGGGACAAGAATGTGCTAATGCTAGAACTTGTTAGATTGAGACAGCAGCAGCAGACAACTGATAATCAGTTGCAGACTATGGTACAGCGCCTGCAGGGAATGGAGCAGCGTCAGCAGCAAATGATGTCATTTTTAGCAAAAGTCGTTCGAAGACCTGGATTCTTGGCTCAATTTGTACATCAGCAAAGTGAGAGCAATAGGCGCATGTCTGAAGCAAACAAGAAACGAAGGCTCAAGCAGGATGGTGTTTCTGAGGGTGAAAACTCAACTCCTTCTGATGGACAAATTGTGAAGTACCAACCCTCAGGGAATGATTCTGCTCATGCAATGCTCCGTCAGCTAAggaaattagatgaaaatttcAATAGCAGCTCAAATAAATTCTACTTTGGGGATTCATCATCGACTAGTGTAATGGAGGGTGAAATACCAGCAAACCGGGTATCCGGTGTTACTTTGCAAGAAGTCCCTCCAACTTCTGTTCCAGCTTATCCAACCTCAACTGCAAATATTGCTGCTGTTGGTCACGATGCTTTTGGATCTAAGATAGAAATGTCTTCTGTGAATACTAGTTCTGAAAATTTGTCCATTCCAGAGCTCCCTGACATACGTGGATTGGTAATTCCAGAAACCTTACCTTCTGTTTCTCTTCCTCAGACAACTGATATCTTACCAGAGATTCCAGCTTTGCCTGACCTTGACCAGAACGCCGTTGATATCCCAAGGGGAAATTATATTTTAGATGAGACCGGAGATGATGGTTTTATGGATTTGTCATCCGCGCCTTTTGAGGGGACGAGCCCGATTGACATTGAAAAGTTGTCACCTCCTGATATTGACGTttttcttgatgatgactccTGGGAACAGTTTTTGAACCGTAACGTAATTCCCTGTGATGATAACGAGCCAGATATGCCTAACATAGAAAATCCAACAGAGCAAACAGCAGTGCAGCCCTTAGAGAATGGGTGGGACAAACATCAAAAAATGGATCAGCTTACAGAACAAATGGGTCTTTTAAACTCAGATAACAAATTACTTTGA
- the LOC130801411 gene encoding heat shock factor protein HSF8-like isoform X2: protein MVGHQSVISFLGFRKVDPDRWEFANEGFLRGQKHLLKSITRRKPAHGHGNQHQQQAQSQTSSVGACVEVGKFGLEEEVERLKRDKNVLMLELVRLRQQQQTTDNQLQTMVQRLQGMEQRQQQMMSFLAKVVRRPGFLAQFVHQQSESNRRMSEANKKRRLKQDGVSEGENSTPSDGQIVKYQPSGNDSAHAMLRQLRKLDENFNSSSNKFYFGDSSSTSVMEGEIPANRVSGVTLQEVPPTSVPAYPTSTANIAAVGHDAFGSKIEMSSVNTSSENLSIPELPDIRGLVIPETLPSVSLPQTTDILPEIPALPDLDQNAVDIPRGNYILDETGDDGFMDLSSAPFEGTSPIDIEKLSPPDIDVFLDDDSWEQFLNRNVIPCDDNEPDMPNIENPTEQTAVQPLENGWDKHQKMDQLTEQMGLLNSDNKLL from the exons ATGGTAGGTCATCAAAGTGTCATTTCATTCTTG GGATTTAGAAAGGTGGATCCAGACCGTTGGGAATTTGCAAATGAGGGATTCTTGAGGGGTCAGAAACACTTGCTTAAGAGTATTACTCGACGAAAGCCCGCTCATGGACATGGCAACCAGCATCAACAGCAAGCACAATCACAGACTTCATCTGTTGGAGCTTGTGTTGAGGTGGGTAAATTTGGTCTGGAGGAAGAGGTGGAGCGGCTTAAAAGGGACAAGAATGTGCTAATGCTAGAACTTGTTAGATTGAGACAGCAGCAGCAGACAACTGATAATCAGTTGCAGACTATGGTACAGCGCCTGCAGGGAATGGAGCAGCGTCAGCAGCAAATGATGTCATTTTTAGCAAAAGTCGTTCGAAGACCTGGATTCTTGGCTCAATTTGTACATCAGCAAAGTGAGAGCAATAGGCGCATGTCTGAAGCAAACAAGAAACGAAGGCTCAAGCAGGATGGTGTTTCTGAGGGTGAAAACTCAACTCCTTCTGATGGACAAATTGTGAAGTACCAACCCTCAGGGAATGATTCTGCTCATGCAATGCTCCGTCAGCTAAggaaattagatgaaaatttcAATAGCAGCTCAAATAAATTCTACTTTGGGGATTCATCATCGACTAGTGTAATGGAGGGTGAAATACCAGCAAACCGGGTATCCGGTGTTACTTTGCAAGAAGTCCCTCCAACTTCTGTTCCAGCTTATCCAACCTCAACTGCAAATATTGCTGCTGTTGGTCACGATGCTTTTGGATCTAAGATAGAAATGTCTTCTGTGAATACTAGTTCTGAAAATTTGTCCATTCCAGAGCTCCCTGACATACGTGGATTGGTAATTCCAGAAACCTTACCTTCTGTTTCTCTTCCTCAGACAACTGATATCTTACCAGAGATTCCAGCTTTGCCTGACCTTGACCAGAACGCCGTTGATATCCCAAGGGGAAATTATATTTTAGATGAGACCGGAGATGATGGTTTTATGGATTTGTCATCCGCGCCTTTTGAGGGGACGAGCCCGATTGACATTGAAAAGTTGTCACCTCCTGATATTGACGTttttcttgatgatgactccTGGGAACAGTTTTTGAACCGTAACGTAATTCCCTGTGATGATAACGAGCCAGATATGCCTAACATAGAAAATCCAACAGAGCAAACAGCAGTGCAGCCCTTAGAGAATGGGTGGGACAAACATCAAAAAATGGATCAGCTTACAGAACAAATGGGTCTTTTAAACTCAGATAACAAATTACTTTGA